The proteins below are encoded in one region of Ricinus communis isolate WT05 ecotype wild-type chromosome 6, ASM1957865v1, whole genome shotgun sequence:
- the LOC8282992 gene encoding protein EXORDIUM-like 2, translating into MASIYHSATLCVFLFCCCCFSINLSHSALVQEQPLVLKYHNGVLLKGNVTVNLIWYGRFTPTQRSIITDLITSLSSSKSPLPSASSWWKTTEKYRGGSCSLKVGHQILHEQYTLGKTLKTYHLLALASKVNFAMNSINVVLTSDDVVVDGFCMSRCGTHGSSRGSVKGTYIWVGNSVTQCPGQCAWPFHQPIYGPQTPPLAAPNGDVGIDGMIINLSTLLANTVTNPFNSGYFQGPATAPLEAVSACTGKFGSGSYPGYPGRVLVYKVTGASYNAHGVNGRKYLLPAMWDPQTSACKTLV; encoded by the coding sequence CCATTCTGCCACTCTCTGTGTCTTCTTgttttgctgctgctgcttttCTATTAATCTATCGCACTCGGCTTTAGTTCAAGAACAGCCACTGGTTCTGAAATACCATAACGGAGTTCTTTTAAAAGGAAACGTCACCGTTAATCTCATTTGGTACGGTCGTTTTACACCAACCCAACGCTCAATAATCACCGATCTCATAACCTCGTTGAGCTCCAGTAAATCTCCGTTACCTTCCGCGTCATCCTGGTGGAAAACAACTGAGAAGTACCGTGGAGGTTCATGCAGTCTCAAAGTAGGTCATCAAATCCTTCACGAGCAATACACTTTAGGGAAAACCTTGAAGACTTATCATCTACTCGCTTTAGCTTCAAAAGTTAATTTTGCCATGAACTCGATCAACGTTGTTTTGACGTCAGACGACGTCGTTGTCGACGGTTTTTGCATGAGTAGGTGCGGTACTCACGGGTCTTCTCGCGGGTCGGTGAAAGGTACTTATATTTGGGTCGGTAACTCCGTAACTCAGTGTCCGGGTCAATGTGCTTGGCCTTTCCATCAACCTATTTATGGCCCACAGACTCCGCCGTTAGCTGCACCTAACGGAGACGTTGGAATCGACGGtatgattataaatttatctactCTGTTAGCTAACACCGTTACAAATCCGTTCAACAGCGGGTATTTTCAAGGTCCTGCTACTGCCCCACTCGAGGCGGTTTCAGCCTGCACTGGGAAATTCGGGTCGGGTTCTTACCCAGGATATCCAGGTCGGGTTCTGGTGTACAAGGTGACGGGGGCAAGTTATAATGCGCATGGTGTTAATGGAAGGAAGTATTTATTACCGGCTATGTGGGATCCACAAACAAGTGCTTGTAAAACGTTGGTGTGA